Proteins encoded together in one Streptomyces sp. NBC_01216 window:
- a CDS encoding YbaB/EbfC family nucleoid-associated protein: protein MTEPIEQRIAKAMAELESVQAAVAQAEERLAGASATVRSRDRAVEVTVGAGGELTGLKFLDNKYRSMNASQLAQSVMEAVGRGRARMAREVMDTFGPLTAPSTDLPELRGVDVDWDRIFGSAFSGEAGGGHGSRGRNRLRDEIHEDGDDTHNRGRGRA, encoded by the coding sequence GTGACAGAACCGATCGAGCAGCGCATCGCCAAGGCGATGGCCGAACTGGAGTCCGTGCAGGCGGCCGTGGCGCAGGCCGAGGAGCGGCTGGCCGGCGCCTCAGCGACTGTCCGCTCCCGGGACCGGGCCGTCGAGGTGACGGTCGGCGCCGGTGGCGAGCTGACCGGACTGAAGTTCCTGGACAACAAGTACCGTTCGATGAACGCCAGCCAACTCGCCCAGTCCGTGATGGAGGCGGTGGGGCGGGGCCGCGCCCGGATGGCCCGGGAGGTGATGGACACCTTCGGGCCGCTGACCGCGCCCAGCACCGACCTTCCGGAACTGCGCGGAGTCGACGTCGACTGGGACCGCATCTTCGGGTCCGCGTTCAGCGGCGAAGCCGGCGGCGGACACGGCAGCCGCGGCAGGAACCGGCTGCGCGACGAGATCCACGAGGACGGCGACGACACGCACAACCGAGGAAGGGGCCGGGCATGA
- a CDS encoding AAWKG family protein (Members of this family are unrelated to eukaryotic Tcp10, although some members contain a repetitive region similar to a C-terminal repeat region of Tcp10.) yields MDEKNVIPLTSDNDSWRKAVSLLTGYNAPARDTLFDELLGNEKIKQMKVEITKLDYVDYADPSDLDWRVDNAGFNIQNTDFVIPFYMRGGSNGNGVTMYKARITLLGSKNGNSAPVGGVVEGGEFKSQYSEHLGLKGDDAVWTTAPLSQYAYGTGRALERMLGNENGTYGWSWNGKNVANDAAVTLKSFDTAAAAFDRVGDFFYRQQKIVEEWQRRVGTDQDDAWRGQAAGVFWNLIHTIDRQYTGYVKDMGFTGTRSKQGNEIREAKDALSHAARKLQTSWAHWEVAMGNPLRWLHDLLVEVTDHVWEKNIRQITYKVNSVGRGNFKTTYHPTSLMDDTATRYGKNDNFGRLTDLSTWKAIGEKAVSNWQASVIENLVEPANAALDEIHNRWSSTNIDLGSVRTRGDHDLTGSYNEDMTAKAADDGAAAAAAAQKKSDDFMAWQKEEAAKAKAEQAAKEAEAEQRQAAAEAKAEQKEAEAKAEQEGKEREAKAEQAAREAEAEQRQAAAEAKAEQKEAEAKAEQEGKEREAKAEQAAREAEAEQRQAAAEAKAEQKEAEAKAEQEAKEKEAKQTQARAEQLQVSQFNQSRADQEAARKAQEKKQQEAETEAEQKEAEAKAEQAAKEAEAEQRQAAAEAKAEQKEAEAKAEQEGKEREAKAEQAAREAEAEQRQAAAEAKAEQKEAEAKAEQEGKEREAKAEQAAREAEAEQRQAAAEAKAEQKEAEAKAEQEGKEREAKAEQAAREAEAEQRQAAAEAKAEQKEAEAKAEQEAKEKEAKAEQEKAQKRQEEAWQQAQGSTEGLLNRGGLDLPDRGVIGSGDLNIGDLNSQWPDRATANSFSGDVLTNPGGSHTTLDAHDRLVTQFPDGSSVRIDPDLHTATVTHPDGTVETGPLNVGDLLPNPDGSVTHLGSDGNIVTEFPDGTVSKVDPHTGIGTTTLPDGTVSSGDLNGSSGGLPTAPGFHSGGSSLGSLPGASSGYDHGSYEEELYDESTYESPYATSGAPRAAASAGDGGTPLNTGSLPGGLGMSGMGGAGGMGGMPMGGMGGMGGAGGGNQAQSERVRNVIDDGQPLNSRGGRRGPGVRPVQDENNVRVSAPRASSTTGSSPFLPMGGSGAPGGQPQTQSGDRAREVWAEEEDDVWGTDEGGAPAVIGR; encoded by the coding sequence CATGCGGGGAGGGTCGAACGGCAACGGCGTCACGATGTACAAGGCCCGCATCACCCTGCTCGGCAGCAAGAACGGCAACAGCGCTCCGGTGGGGGGTGTGGTGGAGGGAGGCGAGTTCAAGAGCCAGTACTCCGAGCACCTCGGCCTCAAAGGTGATGACGCGGTCTGGACGACCGCACCGCTCAGCCAGTACGCCTACGGGACCGGGCGCGCGCTGGAGCGGATGCTCGGCAACGAGAACGGTACCTACGGCTGGTCGTGGAACGGCAAGAACGTCGCCAACGACGCGGCGGTCACCCTCAAGTCCTTCGACACGGCAGCCGCCGCCTTCGATCGGGTCGGCGATTTCTTCTACAGACAGCAGAAGATCGTCGAGGAGTGGCAGCGCCGCGTGGGCACCGATCAGGACGACGCCTGGCGCGGACAGGCCGCCGGCGTCTTCTGGAACCTGATCCACACCATCGACCGCCAGTACACCGGCTACGTCAAGGACATGGGTTTCACCGGCACCCGGTCCAAGCAGGGCAATGAAATACGGGAAGCCAAAGACGCCCTGTCCCACGCCGCCAGGAAACTGCAGACCAGCTGGGCACATTGGGAGGTCGCCATGGGCAACCCGCTGCGCTGGCTCCACGATCTGCTGGTCGAGGTCACCGACCACGTGTGGGAGAAGAACATCAGGCAGATCACCTACAAGGTGAACAGCGTCGGCCGAGGCAACTTCAAGACGACGTACCACCCCACCTCGCTTATGGACGATACGGCGACCCGGTACGGCAAGAACGACAACTTCGGCAGGCTCACCGATCTGAGCACCTGGAAGGCGATAGGGGAGAAGGCCGTCTCGAACTGGCAGGCGTCTGTCATCGAGAACCTGGTGGAACCGGCCAACGCCGCACTCGATGAGATCCACAACAGGTGGAGCTCCACGAACATCGACCTCGGATCGGTCCGCACCCGCGGAGACCACGACCTCACCGGCTCCTACAACGAGGACATGACCGCCAAGGCGGCGGACGACGGCGCGGCGGCCGCCGCGGCCGCTCAGAAGAAGAGCGACGACTTCATGGCGTGGCAGAAGGAAGAAGCGGCGAAGGCGAAGGCGGAGCAGGCGGCCAAGGAGGCGGAGGCTGAGCAGAGGCAGGCCGCCGCGGAGGCGAAGGCGGAGCAGAAGGAGGCCGAGGCGAAGGCGGAGCAGGAGGGCAAGGAGAGGGAGGCGAAGGCGGAGCAGGCGGCCAGGGAAGCGGAGGCTGAGCAGAGGCAGGCCGCCGCGGAGGCGAAGGCGGAGCAGAAGGAGGCCGAGGCGAAGGCGGAGCAGGAGGGCAAGGAGAGGGAGGCGAAGGCGGAGCAGGCGGCCAGGGAAGCGGAGGCTGAGCAGAGGCAGGCCGCCGCGGAGGCGAAGGCGGAGCAGAAGGAGGCCGAGGCGAAGGCGGAGCAGGAAGCCAAGGAGAAGGAGGCCAAGCAGACCCAGGCACGCGCGGAGCAACTGCAGGTAAGCCAGTTCAACCAGTCCCGCGCCGACCAGGAAGCCGCCCGCAAGGCGCAGGAAAAGAAGCAGCAGGAAGCGGAGACGGAGGCGGAGCAGAAGGAGGCCGAGGCGAAGGCGGAGCAGGCGGCCAAGGAGGCGGAGGCTGAGCAGAGGCAGGCCGCCGCGGAGGCGAAGGCGGAGCAGAAGGAGGCCGAGGCGAAGGCGGAGCAGGAGGGCAAGGAGAGGGAGGCGAAGGCGGAGCAGGCGGCCAGGGAAGCGGAGGCTGAGCAGAGGCAGGCCGCCGCGGAGGCGAAGGCGGAGCAGAAGGAGGCCGAGGCGAAGGCGGAGCAGGAGGGCAAGGAGAGGGAGGCGAAGGCGGAGCAGGCGGCCAGGGAAGCGGAGGCTGAGCAGAGGCAGGCCGCCGCGGAGGCGAAGGCGGAGCAGAAGGAGGCCGAGGCGAAGGCGGAGCAGGAGGGCAAGGAGAGGGAGGCGAAGGCGGAGCAGGCGGCCAGGGAAGCGGAGGCTGAGCAGAGGCAGGCCGCCGCGGAGGCGAAGGCGGAGCAGAAGGAGGCCGAGGCGAAGGCGGAGCAGGAAGCCAAGGAGAAGGAGGCGAAGGCGGAGCAGGAGAAAGCCCAGAAGCGGCAGGAGGAAGCCTGGCAACAGGCCCAGGGCAGCACCGAGGGGCTGCTCAACCGGGGCGGTCTCGACCTCCCGGACCGGGGTGTCATCGGATCCGGTGACCTCAACATCGGCGACCTCAACTCGCAGTGGCCCGACAGGGCTACCGCGAACTCCTTCTCCGGCGACGTGCTGACCAACCCGGGCGGTAGCCACACCACCCTCGACGCCCACGACCGACTGGTCACTCAGTTCCCCGACGGCAGCTCCGTACGCATCGACCCCGACCTGCACACGGCGACGGTCACCCACCCCGACGGCACCGTCGAGACCGGCCCGCTCAACGTCGGCGACCTGCTCCCCAACCCCGACGGCAGCGTCACCCATCTCGGCTCCGACGGGAACATCGTCACCGAGTTCCCCGACGGCACGGTCAGCAAGGTCGACCCGCACACCGGCATCGGTACGACCACCCTCCCGGACGGCACCGTCTCCTCGGGCGACCTCAACGGCTCATCGGGCGGACTGCCGACCGCACCCGGCTTCCACTCCGGTGGCAGCTCGCTCGGCTCGCTCCCCGGCGCCTCGTCGGGCTACGACCACGGCTCCTACGAGGAGGAGCTGTACGACGAGTCCACCTATGAGTCGCCGTACGCCACCTCAGGAGCGCCCCGTGCCGCGGCGTCCGCGGGCGACGGCGGCACCCCGCTGAACACCGGCTCGCTGCCCGGCGGCCTCGGCATGAGCGGCATGGGCGGTGCGGGCGGCATGGGAGGCATGCCGATGGGCGGTATGGGGGGCATGGGCGGTGCGGGCGGCGGAAACCAGGCACAGTCCGAGCGGGTCCGCAACGTCATCGACGACGGGCAGCCGCTGAACAGCCGCGGCGGACGCCGCGGCCCCGGAGTCCGACCCGTCCAGGACGAGAACAACGTACGGGTGTCCGCACCCCGCGCGTCCAGCACCACCGGCTCCAGCCCCTTCCTCCCCATGGGTGGCTCCGGCGCCCCCGGCGGCCAACCGCAGACACAGAGCGGTGACCGCGCCCGTGAGGTATGGGCGGAGGAGGAAGACGACGTATGGGGCACCGACGAGGGCGGCGCCCCCGCCGTCATCGGCCGATGA